One Serpentinicella alkaliphila DNA segment encodes these proteins:
- a CDS encoding DivIVA domain-containing protein, with protein MLTPLDIQNKEFKKAFRGYSEDEVDEFLDQIMIDYEKLYKENAELKEKIEKTQDQMDKYKNIEETLKNTLIVAQSSAEEVRSNATKKSELIIEEAEQRAKEILQNSRLEVEKVKQEYEDVKKQMQIFKTRYKTLLQSQLDAVLGETENLE; from the coding sequence ATGTTAACACCACTAGATATACAAAACAAGGAATTTAAAAAGGCATTTAGAGGTTATTCAGAGGATGAGGTAGACGAGTTTTTAGATCAAATAATGATTGATTATGAAAAACTATATAAAGAAAATGCAGAATTAAAGGAAAAAATCGAGAAAACTCAAGATCAGATGGATAAATATAAAAATATTGAGGAAACTTTGAAAAATACTCTAATAGTTGCACAAAGCTCTGCTGAAGAAGTTAGAAGTAATGCAACGAAAAAATCAGAGTTGATAATAGAGGAAGCAGAACAACGAGCAAAAGAAATTCTGCAAAACTCTAGATTAGAGGTTGAAAAGGTTAAACAAGAGTATGAAGATGTAAAGAAGCAAATGCAAATATTTAAGACTAGATATAAAACTCTTCTACAATCTCAGTTGGATGCGGTTTTAGGAGAAACTGAAAATTTGGAATAA
- a CDS encoding DUF5665 domain-containing protein, with protein MSNEIKDPKLNEKIELLSRKMDNVRIAEYVALLSNPRKLFLTNFLLGIVRGIGMGIGFTLLTALIIYLIIYVLRGWVDLPYIGRIIADLLKIIENYR; from the coding sequence ATGTCAAATGAAATTAAAGATCCTAAACTTAATGAAAAAATAGAATTACTTTCTAGGAAAATGGACAATGTTAGAATTGCTGAATATGTAGCATTACTATCTAATCCTAGAAAACTTTTTTTAACAAATTTTTTGCTTGGGATTGTAAGAGGCATTGGAATGGGTATTGGTTTTACACTCCTGACCGCATTAATTATTTATCTAATAATATATGTTTTACGAGGGTGGGTTGACCTTCCATATATCGGTAGAATTATTGCGGATCTACTCAAGATAATTGAAAACTACAGATAG
- a CDS encoding 5'-methylthioadenosine/adenosylhomocysteine nucleosidase: MSKIGIIGAMDEEVNILKDEMEIIETIKIASMDFYIGKLESKNIVLVRCGIGKVNAAICTQVLIDRFDIDLVINTGVAGAMHDSLNILDVVVSDDVLYHDFDVTGFGYKLGEIPRMDSSIFKADNNLVSISINAAKEVLKGEKVFKGRVVSGDIFVSSAELKEKINLEFNAYCTEMEGAAIGHTCFLNNKPFVIIRAMSDKADGSAHANFNEFVEKASHNSKEIVKGILKQI; this comes from the coding sequence ATGAGTAAAATAGGAATAATTGGTGCAATGGATGAAGAAGTGAACATATTAAAAGATGAAATGGAAATAATTGAAACTATAAAAATTGCAAGTATGGATTTTTATATTGGAAAACTAGAGAGTAAGAATATAGTTTTAGTAAGATGTGGAATTGGAAAAGTTAATGCAGCCATTTGTACGCAGGTTTTAATAGATAGATTTGATATAGATTTAGTCATAAATACTGGTGTAGCTGGTGCAATGCATGATAGTTTAAATATTCTTGATGTAGTTGTCAGTGATGATGTTTTATATCATGATTTTGATGTAACAGGCTTTGGATATAAATTGGGTGAAATTCCAAGAATGGATAGTTCTATTTTTAAAGCGGATAATAATCTTGTTAGTATATCAATAAATGCTGCTAAGGAAGTTCTTAAAGGCGAAAAGGTATTTAAAGGAAGAGTTGTTTCGGGAGATATATTCGTAAGTAGCGCCGAACTAAAAGAAAAAATCAATTTAGAATTTAATGCCTATTGTACTGAAATGGAAGGTGCAGCAATCGGACATACATGTTTTTTAAACAATAAACCCTTCGTTATAATTAGAGCTATGTCAGATAAAGCCGATGGAAGTGCACATGCTAATTTTAATGAATTTGTTGAGAAAGCATCTCATAATTCTAAAGAAATAGTAAAAGGCATATTAAAACAAATTTAA
- a CDS encoding uracil-xanthine permease family protein: MSNKEGLRKWILAVQHILAMFGATVLVPMLTGLNPAVALLAAGGGTLLFHLITKGKVPVFLGSSFAFIPVIIAIREAFGGDLRYAQGGIIVAGAIYIALAACVKIFGIDKVKSFFPPIVTGPMIIVIGLTLSPVAIGMASTNWGIALVVLATVIIVSVYARGFMKLLPIIISVFVGYVVSILTGVIDLATLSSDLSGAALFAMPAITMPKFDIAAIAIMAPIVLVVFMEHIGDITTNGAVVGQDFFKDPGLHRTLLGDGIATMFAGFIGGPANTTYGENTGVLAVTKVYDPSIIRLAAAITLFLSFIGKFEVILRSIPVPVMGGISIVLFGMIASIGLRTMVEAELDFSESKNLLIAALILVIGIGTDVGGGIYITESIQLAGLSLAAITGIVANKLINR, translated from the coding sequence ATGTCAAACAAAGAAGGTTTAAGAAAATGGATTTTAGCAGTACAGCACATTCTAGCAATGTTTGGAGCAACAGTTTTAGTTCCAATGTTAACAGGGTTAAATCCAGCAGTTGCATTATTAGCCGCTGGGGGTGGAACATTACTTTTCCATCTTATAACAAAAGGTAAAGTACCAGTTTTCTTAGGTTCGAGTTTTGCATTTATTCCAGTTATTATTGCAATTAGAGAAGCTTTTGGTGGAGACTTAAGATATGCACAGGGTGGTATTATCGTAGCCGGTGCAATCTATATTGCTCTTGCAGCATGTGTAAAAATATTTGGAATTGATAAAGTTAAATCTTTCTTCCCACCTATCGTTACGGGACCAATGATCATTGTTATCGGTTTAACATTAAGTCCTGTAGCTATTGGAATGGCATCAACTAACTGGGGAATTGCACTTGTTGTATTAGCTACTGTAATTATTGTTTCTGTTTATGCAAGAGGCTTTATGAAGCTATTACCAATTATCATAAGTGTATTCGTAGGATATGTAGTATCTATCTTAACAGGAGTAATTGACCTAGCAACTTTATCTTCAGACCTTAGCGGGGCAGCTTTATTTGCAATGCCAGCTATAACTATGCCTAAATTTGACATAGCTGCTATCGCAATTATGGCACCAATCGTATTAGTAGTATTTATGGAGCATATTGGAGATATAACTACAAATGGAGCAGTTGTTGGACAAGACTTCTTTAAAGACCCAGGTTTACACAGAACTCTACTTGGAGACGGTATAGCAACAATGTTCGCAGGATTTATTGGTGGACCAGCAAATACAACTTATGGCGAAAATACAGGGGTATTAGCTGTGACTAAGGTATATGATCCTTCGATTATAAGACTTGCTGCGGCAATTACGTTATTCTTAAGTTTTATAGGTAAATTCGAAGTGATCTTAAGATCAATTCCAGTACCAGTAATGGGTGGAATAAGTATAGTTCTTTTCGGTATGATTGCAAGTATAGGACTTAGAACAATGGTTGAAGCAGAGTTAGATTTTTCTGAGAGTAAAAACCTTTTAATTGCTGCCCTTATATTAGTAATAGGAATTGGTACAGATGTAGGTGGCGGTATTTATATCACTGAAAGTATTCAATTAGCTGGTTTAAGTTTAGCTGCAATAACTGGTATAGTAGCAAATAAATTGATTAATAGATAA
- a CDS encoding TraR/DksA C4-type zinc finger protein, which yields MDKKKLKHYKELLLDEKKEVLDTLERMEDHQKNSASMREYTEELSAYDNHPADLGTEMFMTSMQANLENHERYRTTEIDRALESIDAGTYGKCNLCGSFIAEARLEVMPEANICMECAKKKVPIEDIIHYRPVEEELLSPPFGRTYKDLDNNYSGFDGEDAYQEVAKFNQVKNDPSFSTADNIDVFDDYSLGTVQDVEKITNEHYEDQIPD from the coding sequence TTGGATAAAAAGAAACTAAAACATTATAAAGAACTTCTTCTAGACGAAAAAAAAGAAGTCCTTGATACCTTAGAGAGAATGGAAGATCATCAGAAAAATAGTGCCTCTATGAGAGAATATACTGAAGAGTTATCTGCATATGATAATCATCCAGCTGATTTAGGGACCGAAATGTTTATGACTTCAATGCAAGCTAATTTAGAAAATCATGAAAGATATCGTACAACGGAAATAGATAGAGCTTTAGAAAGTATTGATGCAGGTACCTATGGTAAATGTAATTTATGTGGCAGTTTTATAGCTGAAGCAAGACTAGAGGTCATGCCTGAAGCTAATATATGTATGGAATGTGCAAAGAAAAAAGTGCCTATTGAAGATATAATACACTATAGACCTGTTGAAGAAGAACTACTTTCACCGCCCTTTGGTAGAACATACAAGGATTTAGATAACAATTATTCAGGTTTTGATGGGGAAGATGCTTATCAGGAGGTTGCTAAGTTCAACCAAGTAAAAAATGATCCATCATTCTCAACTGCAGATAATATTGATGTATTTGATGATTACAGTCTTGGAACAGTACAGGATGTAGAGAAGATAACTAATGAACACTATGAAGATCAGATACCAGACTAG
- the lspA gene encoding signal peptidase II, with product MWIIIILAIVISDQITKQLVLSNLKEIGSIPIIQNVFHLTYVENRGAAFGILQNQKYFFVIMKLIVITAIIYVLIKHKDLRKSVVICLSLIVGGAIGNLIDRLRFGFVVDFFDFIIWPVFNIADMAIVLAQILLIYIVLKHDSFKQKEL from the coding sequence ATGTGGATAATAATTATATTAGCTATTGTTATTTCTGATCAAATTACAAAGCAGTTGGTTTTAAGTAATTTAAAAGAAATAGGCTCTATACCAATAATACAAAATGTTTTTCATTTAACATATGTGGAAAACCGAGGGGCTGCCTTTGGAATTTTACAAAACCAAAAATACTTCTTTGTTATAATGAAGCTTATTGTTATAACAGCAATAATATATGTATTAATTAAGCATAAAGATTTAAGAAAGTCCGTTGTAATATGCTTAAGTCTTATTGTTGGAGGAGCTATTGGGAATTTAATTGATAGATTAAGATTTGGTTTTGTAGTAGACTTTTTTGATTTTATTATATGGCCTGTTTTTAATATCGCCGATATGGCTATAGTTTTAGCTCAAATACTATTAATATATATAGTCTTAAAGCATGATAGCTTTAAGCAAAAGGAGTTGTAG
- the pyrR gene encoding bifunctional pyr operon transcriptional regulator/uracil phosphoribosyltransferase PyrR: MENKTVQLLDDKGINRAIIRIAHEITEKNKGAQDIILVGIKTRGVPLAKRLAEKINSIEGFLVPVEVLDITLYRDDLEIKSQEPIVQDIQFVNNIDGKTVILVDDVLYTGRTVRAALDAIIDIGRPSKIQLAVLVDRGHRELPIRADYVGKNVPTSKHEIVKVSLTEVDDDNSVVIENK; the protein is encoded by the coding sequence ATGGAGAATAAAACCGTACAGTTATTAGATGATAAAGGAATAAATAGAGCTATAATTAGAATAGCTCATGAAATAACTGAAAAAAATAAAGGTGCACAGGATATTATTTTAGTAGGAATAAAAACTAGAGGAGTACCTTTAGCTAAAAGACTAGCTGAAAAGATTAATAGTATAGAGGGATTTCTGGTGCCCGTAGAAGTTTTAGATATAACCCTATATCGTGATGATCTTGAGATTAAATCTCAGGAACCAATAGTGCAGGATATACAATTTGTAAACAACATAGATGGAAAAACCGTTATACTAGTTGATGACGTTTTATATACAGGAAGAACTGTAAGGGCAGCTTTAGATGCAATAATAGATATAGGTCGCCCAAGTAAAATACAATTAGCAGTCTTAGTGGATAGAGGCCATAGAGAGCTACCTATTAGGGCTGACTATGTAGGGAAAAATGTACCTACTTCAAAGCATGAAATAGTAAAAGTTTCACTAACCGAGGTCGATGATGATAATTCAGTTGTCATTGAAAATAAATAG
- a CDS encoding RluA family pseudouridine synthase has translation MENQYFYVSDDEDEVRLDVYLAEQYEEFSRSYIQKLITGKHVKVNNTFEKNKYLIKAGDSIEVILPEPQTLDVKPQNIPLDIVYEDQDIIIINKPQGMVVHPGAGNYTDTLVNALLYHCDGQLSSINGVIRPGIVHRIDKDTSGLLMVAKNNVAHQSLAEQLKEHSITRKYHAICTGIIKENRVTINAPIGRHPVDRLKMTVIQSGRNAVTYVNALQRFKDYTYIEAQLETGRTHQIRVHLSYIKHPLLGDEVYGKRSSKFNLKGQVLHAKTLGFIHPRTNEYMEFNSDLPDYFKKLLEIMSKNVV, from the coding sequence TTGGAAAACCAATATTTTTATGTCTCAGATGATGAAGATGAGGTTCGTTTAGATGTATATCTAGCTGAGCAATATGAGGAGTTTAGTAGAAGCTATATTCAAAAACTGATCACTGGAAAACACGTTAAGGTAAATAATACTTTTGAAAAGAACAAATATTTAATAAAAGCAGGGGATAGTATTGAAGTAATACTACCAGAACCTCAAACTTTAGATGTTAAACCTCAAAATATCCCTTTAGATATAGTTTATGAAGATCAGGATATAATAATAATAAATAAACCACAGGGTATGGTAGTTCATCCTGGGGCAGGAAACTATACAGATACATTAGTTAACGCACTGTTATACCACTGTGATGGTCAATTATCATCCATTAATGGAGTAATAAGACCAGGAATTGTACACAGAATAGATAAAGATACATCAGGACTTTTAATGGTAGCAAAGAATAATGTTGCACACCAGTCTTTAGCTGAACAGCTTAAGGAACACTCGATTACTCGAAAATATCATGCTATATGTACAGGTATAATTAAAGAGAATAGAGTTACTATTAATGCACCTATTGGTAGACATCCGGTGGATCGTTTAAAAATGACTGTTATACAATCAGGTAGAAACGCTGTTACTTATGTGAATGCTCTACAAAGATTTAAAGATTATACATATATTGAGGCTCAGTTAGAGACGGGAAGAACCCATCAAATTAGAGTACATTTGTCCTACATTAAACATCCATTACTTGGTGATGAGGTGTATGGTAAGAGAAGTAGTAAATTTAATCTAAAAGGACAAGTATTGCATGCTAAAACCCTAGGATTTATACACCCTAGGACAAATGAGTATATGGAATTTAATTCAGATTTGCCGGATTATTTTAAAAAACTACTAGAAATCATGTCGAAAAATGTAGTATAA